The Deinococcus depolymerans genome contains the following window.
CCCGGGACCGGCTGGCAATTGACAGGTGACGGGCAGGTCCGCAGGGGTGATTGACACCCCCCCGGGCGCGTGCCACCATGATCTGCACTCACAACTTGGACTATGTTCAGCGTTTCAGGAGCGGGGCAGCTGGTGCCCCTCCGCGCTGGCCTCGGGAGGTTCCTATGAAGAAACGACTTCTCTTCCCCACCCTGCTGGCCGCCCTGGCCGGTTCCGCCCTGGCCGACAAGGTCGTGAACATCGGGTATTCCGGCCCGCTGTCCGGCGCGGCCGCCTTCTACGGCAAGGACGTCCAGAGCGGCATCGACATGGCCATCGCCGAACTGAACAAGACCGGCGTGACGGTCAAGGGCGAGAAGGTCACCTTCAAGCTCGTGGCCCTCGACGACCGCTACCTGCCGAACGAGACCGCCACGAACGTCAAACGCCTGACCAGCCAGGGCATCGACATCGTGTTCGTGCCGCACGCCGGCGGGATCCTGACCGTGCAGCCCATGACCGCCCGCGACCCGGAATTCCTGCTCGTGGCGTACTCCAGCGAACCGAAGATCCTTGAATCCCGCAACCCGCTGACCTTCATGCTGCCGCCCCGCTACGACAACTACCTGCAGCCCTTCGTGGGCACGCAGATGAAAGCCTTCGGCAAGAAACTGGGGCTGGTCGGCACCACCAGCGCCTACGGCAAGCAGTGGACCGAGGCGATCAGCGGCGAGTGGAAGAAACAGGGCGGCACCGTCGGCAGCAACAACGGCGTCGACTACAACACCACCGTGGATTACTCCAGCGCCGTCACCAAGGCCCTGGCCGAGAAACCCGACGTGCTGTTCATCGGCGGCCCCAGCCAGCCCACCGCGCTGGTCGTGAAGGCCGCGCGTGAACAGGGCTTCAAGGGCGGGTTCATCGTGATGGACCAGGCGAAATTCGAGCAGATGGACCAGCTGATTCCCCGCAACTACCTCGACGGCAGCGTGGGCGTGCTGCCCACCAAGGAATTCGCCGGCACGCAGCTGTTCGTCGCGCAGTACCAGCGCCTGTACAAGAAGATCCCCACCAGCGAGGCCGCGCTGAACTACATGGGCATGAACGTGCTTGCCAAGGCCATGGAACTGGCCGGCACGACCGAAGACCCCCGCGCCATCCGCGCCAAACTGGACGCCGCCGCCAAGGCCCTGCCGCAGAGCAAGACCGTGTACAAGCTGTTCGGCGTGACCGAGACCGGGCACGTGGACG
Protein-coding sequences here:
- a CDS encoding ABC transporter substrate-binding protein, with protein sequence MKKRLLFPTLLAALAGSALADKVVNIGYSGPLSGAAAFYGKDVQSGIDMAIAELNKTGVTVKGEKVTFKLVALDDRYLPNETATNVKRLTSQGIDIVFVPHAGGILTVQPMTARDPEFLLVAYSSEPKILESRNPLTFMLPPRYDNYLQPFVGTQMKAFGKKLGLVGTTSAYGKQWTEAISGEWKKQGGTVGSNNGVDYNTTVDYSSAVTKALAEKPDVLFIGGPSQPTALVVKAAREQGFKGGFIVMDQAKFEQMDQLIPRNYLDGSVGVLPTKEFAGTQLFVAQYQRLYKKIPTSEAALNYMGMNVLAKAMELAGTTEDPRAIRAKLDAAAKALPQSKTVYKLFGVTETGHVDAEFVVASVKGGQYTRLRLIKTFK